A stretch of the Asticcacaulis sp. ZE23SCel15 genome encodes the following:
- a CDS encoding endo-1,4-beta-xylanase, which translates to MNRRKVLAGLTATAVAIPAQAQTPSLGDIAATKGIRFGSAAGITKGGLRDPQVADILRRDCRIIVAKNEMKMYTLRNTPAEVYDFSLGDEMLAFCEKHKLPLRGHTLFWAKDEFTPKWLLAHDFGPKPKLAAEKLLRDYIAKVTTHYGDRLTSWDVINEAIDEKTGDIRANVFTRILGDDTLRICFEAAREHLPKMELVYNDYMSWRVKDGLHRKGAIRLLRWFRDHNIPVDALGIQGHLGTDQGAGWDATADDNAPQYADWSAFLDEAKSLGYGLMITEFDVNERRVLGDINKRDQVVAQTAKDYLDLTLSNTAVKDVLCWGMDDKYSWLQTTTPREDRLPLRPTPYDDQFRKKPLWDAMNRSFQSAPDRT; encoded by the coding sequence ATGAACCGGCGCAAGGTTTTAGCGGGCCTGACAGCTACAGCGGTGGCCATCCCCGCCCAAGCCCAAACGCCGTCTCTGGGTGATATCGCCGCCACCAAAGGCATACGCTTCGGCTCGGCGGCGGGGATCACTAAGGGCGGTCTGCGCGACCCGCAGGTAGCCGACATACTGCGTCGTGACTGCCGCATCATCGTCGCCAAGAACGAGATGAAAATGTACACCCTCCGCAACACCCCGGCGGAGGTTTATGATTTCAGCCTCGGTGATGAAATGCTGGCCTTTTGTGAAAAGCACAAACTGCCCCTGCGTGGCCACACCCTGTTCTGGGCCAAGGATGAATTTACGCCTAAATGGCTGCTGGCTCACGATTTTGGCCCCAAACCCAAACTCGCCGCCGAAAAACTATTGCGGGACTATATCGCCAAGGTCACCACGCACTACGGTGATCGCCTGACCTCATGGGACGTTATCAACGAAGCGATCGATGAGAAAACCGGCGATATCCGCGCCAATGTCTTCACGCGCATACTGGGCGACGATACTCTGCGGATTTGCTTTGAGGCCGCGCGCGAACACCTGCCCAAGATGGAACTGGTCTATAACGATTACATGAGTTGGCGCGTCAAGGACGGCCTGCACCGCAAAGGCGCGATCCGGCTGCTGCGCTGGTTTCGCGACCACAACATCCCGGTCGATGCGCTTGGGATTCAGGGACACCTGGGCACCGATCAGGGCGCAGGCTGGGACGCCACCGCCGATGACAACGCCCCGCAATATGCCGATTGGTCAGCATTTTTGGACGAGGCTAAAAGTCTGGGTTACGGTCTGATGATCACCGAATTTGATGTCAATGAACGCCGGGTTTTGGGCGATATCAATAAACGCGATCAGGTCGTGGCTCAAACCGCCAAAGACTATCTCGACCTCACCCTGTCCAACACGGCGGTCAAGGATGTGCTGTGCTGGGGGATGGACGATAAATATAGCTGGCTACAAACCACCACACCGCGTGAGGACCGCCTGCCCCTGCGGCCAACGCCTTACGATGATCAGTTCCGCAAAAAACCTCTGTGGGACGCGATGAACCGTTCATTTCAAAGCGCGCCGGACCGAACCTAA
- a CDS encoding alpha-L-rhamnosidase: protein MRRRTFIQTSAAALMAAPAIAQSASQPEYTTTNAAWQAAYDKALSILVKNTQVMPRYSKPVLIEGSVYQGIWMECGPHEALVYRKFRPDVARNSHICFFELQRADGQLPCNNKVTETGFGQIQMVVPLAATAWELARATGDQELLETAYRGASMWDGWLLKYRNTRGTGLTEGFCTYDTGHDNSPRWQGIPPQCPNKDAKYYPEGFKLPRLCPDLSATTYGARKALSDIARALGKTSEADMWAERAATIRDLILKRLYVAEDAAFYDEDATGQFIRIRSDILSRVCGEHVPDQALFDDLWTRQIHNPAAFWAPYPLPSIALDDPTFVKPITANTWGGPSQALTALRAPRWFEHYGRAAEFTVMMERWCEGLITDMTFRQQMNPITAEFTRDGDEPDYSPAALVMMDYTWRLAGVVEEPDRLEWNIRPNHAASKGAHFRLPTDAKSTAEVRYSGRSADLSLGGKTLGRIEGVARLITDTAGKPVALLGISETPQKVTLRLTGRRARTLTITANERISL, encoded by the coding sequence ATGAGACGGCGCACCTTTATTCAAACCAGCGCCGCCGCCCTGATGGCGGCCCCGGCAATCGCGCAATCCGCCTCGCAACCTGAATATACGACGACCAATGCTGCCTGGCAGGCGGCCTATGATAAGGCCTTGTCGATCCTTGTTAAAAACACGCAGGTCATGCCGCGCTATTCCAAGCCGGTGTTGATCGAAGGCTCGGTCTATCAGGGCATCTGGATGGAATGTGGCCCGCACGAAGCGCTGGTTTACCGCAAATTCCGGCCCGATGTCGCCCGCAACAGCCATATATGTTTCTTTGAGCTGCAACGGGCCGACGGGCAATTACCGTGCAACAATAAGGTGACCGAGACCGGCTTTGGCCAGATCCAGATGGTCGTGCCGCTTGCCGCCACGGCCTGGGAATTGGCGCGCGCAACCGGCGATCAGGAATTGCTGGAAACCGCCTATCGGGGTGCATCGATGTGGGACGGGTGGCTGTTGAAATACCGCAATACCCGCGGCACGGGCTTAACTGAGGGCTTTTGCACCTACGACACCGGCCACGACAATAGCCCCAGATGGCAGGGCATACCGCCGCAATGCCCCAACAAAGATGCCAAATATTACCCCGAAGGCTTTAAACTGCCACGCCTGTGTCCTGACCTGTCGGCCACGACTTATGGCGCGCGCAAGGCCCTGTCCGACATTGCCCGCGCCTTGGGTAAAACCTCAGAAGCCGATATGTGGGCAGAGCGGGCGGCTACAATCCGCGACCTCATCCTGAAACGGTTATATGTCGCCGAAGATGCCGCCTTTTATGACGAAGACGCGACCGGCCAGTTCATCCGCATCCGCAGCGACATTTTAAGCCGCGTGTGCGGGGAGCACGTCCCGGATCAGGCCCTGTTCGACGATTTGTGGACGCGCCAGATCCATAATCCGGCGGCATTCTGGGCGCCCTATCCCCTGCCTTCGATCGCGCTGGATGATCCGACTTTTGTTAAGCCCATCACCGCCAATACCTGGGGCGGGCCGTCACAGGCGCTGACCGCGCTTCGCGCCCCGCGCTGGTTTGAGCACTATGGCCGCGCGGCTGAGTTCACCGTCATGATGGAACGCTGGTGCGAGGGACTGATCACAGATATGACCTTCCGTCAGCAAATGAACCCCATAACCGCTGAATTTACCCGCGACGGCGATGAGCCGGACTATTCACCGGCAGCACTTGTAATGATGGACTACACCTGGCGGCTGGCGGGCGTGGTCGAAGAACCTGACCGGCTGGAATGGAATATCCGCCCGAACCATGCGGCCTCAAAAGGCGCGCATTTCCGTCTGCCGACCGATGCCAAATCGACCGCCGAGGTGCGCTACAGCGGGCGGAGCGCTGATCTCAGCCTTGGCGGAAAGACCCTTGGCCGGATCGAAGGTGTGGCGCGGCTAATTACCGATACTGCCGGTAAACCTGTGGCCCTGCTCGGCATTTCGGAAACCCCGCAAAAGGTCACCCTACGCCTGACGGGCCGCCGTGCCCGCACCCTGACCATCACAGCCAACGAAAGGATATCGCTATGA